From Bacillus sp. FSL K6-3431, the proteins below share one genomic window:
- the remA gene encoding extracellular matrix/biofilm regulator RemA — translation MLIKLLNIGFGNIVSANRIISIVSPESAPIKRIIQDARDRATLIDATYGRRTRAVIIMDSEHVILSAVQPETVAQRLFGKDDHEEG, via the coding sequence ATGTTAATCAAGCTTTTGAATATCGGATTTGGTAATATTGTTTCCGCTAATCGAATCATATCAATTGTCAGTCCAGAATCAGCGCCGATCAAACGAATCATTCAGGATGCACGTGATCGTGCAACTTTAATAGATGCTACATATGGAAGAAGGACAAGAGCTGTAATTATTATGGATAGTGAACATGTGATCCTTTCAGCAGTCCAACCTGAAACTGTTGCCCAACGTTTGTTCGGGAAGGATGATCATGAGGAAGGGTAG
- a CDS encoding calcium-translocating P-type ATPase, SERCA-type: MKYHEMEQAEIERVLNTNVSNGMSSKIVENRRKKYGWNELSEGEKQSAILLFFSQFKDFMVLVLLGATLVSGLLGEYIDAIAIMAIVFINGILGFFQERKAEKSLEALKSLSAPQILLLREGIWVKTDSRDAVPGDIIKFATGDKIGADIRILIANNLEIEESALTGESIPTTKTTHPILGIQPSLGDLSNMAFMGTLVTRGNGIGIVTATGMTTAMGKIADMIQSVNALITPLQRKLEQLGKILITVALLLTLLVVIAGIYHGHDAYTMFLAGVSLAVAAIPEGLPAIVTVALSLGVQRMIRQKAIVRKLPAVETLGCASVICSDKTGTMTQNKMTVTHLWSSGKIRNMTADTESSNEWAVENEMKQLLTFGVLCNNSTIKILGEETVIDGDPTEGALLMSAHQAGIQQNIIRQQFSIEKEYPFDSSRKLMSVIVKDSHGKRFIITKGAPDVLIEKSESILWNGKQRLLNSELQNEVKNAVNELAGEALRTIAVAFKPLHTNVFPQREQEVEKGLTFIGLQGMIDPPRPEVKKAVEECRQAGIKTVMITGDHAATAHAIAKQLGILNVDDQVMDGQALNELSIEELEEKVEHIAVFARVTPEHKLKIVTALQNKGHIVAMTGDGVNDAPAIKAADIGISMGITGTDVAKEASSLILLDDNFATIKAAIKEGRNIYENIRKFIRYLLASNVGEILVMLFAMLLSLPLPLVPIQILWVNLVTDGLPAMALGLDQPEENVMKRRPRHPKEGVFSRKLGWKIVSRGFLIGIVTLIAFIVVYYRDMNNLPYAQTIAFSTLVMAQLIHVFDCRSEVSVFSRNPFGNKYLVAAVVSSIVLLLAVIYIPVLQPIFHTVPILLSDWLLIIGMSAIPTFLLAGSFIFQKKAKA; the protein is encoded by the coding sequence ATGAAGTATCATGAGATGGAACAGGCTGAAATAGAACGAGTACTGAATACAAATGTATCAAATGGCATGTCAAGCAAAATTGTAGAGAATAGAAGGAAGAAGTATGGATGGAATGAACTATCTGAAGGTGAGAAGCAATCAGCCATTCTTCTGTTTTTTAGTCAATTTAAAGATTTTATGGTGCTTGTTCTGCTTGGGGCGACACTTGTATCAGGATTACTCGGCGAATATATTGATGCCATCGCAATTATGGCGATTGTATTTATCAATGGTATTTTAGGTTTTTTTCAAGAAAGAAAAGCGGAGAAATCTTTAGAGGCATTAAAAAGTTTATCAGCGCCACAAATTTTATTATTACGAGAAGGTATATGGGTAAAAACTGATTCACGTGATGCGGTCCCAGGAGATATTATTAAGTTTGCAACTGGTGATAAAATTGGTGCCGATATAAGAATCTTGATCGCTAATAATTTAGAGATAGAGGAATCAGCCTTAACGGGAGAATCTATCCCAACAACCAAAACGACCCATCCAATTTTAGGTATACAACCTAGTTTAGGCGACTTAAGCAATATGGCCTTTATGGGGACTCTGGTTACGCGGGGTAATGGAATTGGAATAGTAACAGCAACTGGTATGACAACTGCGATGGGGAAAATTGCTGATATGATTCAATCAGTCAATGCACTAATTACTCCATTACAAAGAAAATTGGAACAGCTAGGAAAAATCTTAATTACAGTAGCGTTACTTCTTACGTTATTGGTTGTCATAGCAGGAATATATCACGGTCATGATGCATATACAATGTTTCTCGCAGGTGTGTCATTAGCAGTAGCTGCGATTCCAGAAGGACTACCCGCAATTGTAACAGTAGCATTGTCGCTAGGTGTCCAGCGGATGATAAGGCAAAAAGCAATTGTGCGTAAGTTACCAGCCGTAGAAACATTAGGCTGTGCATCTGTTATATGCTCCGATAAGACTGGAACGATGACGCAGAATAAGATGACAGTGACACATTTATGGAGCAGTGGAAAAATTAGAAATATGACTGCCGATACTGAGTCAAGTAATGAGTGGGCAGTAGAGAATGAAATGAAGCAATTACTTACATTCGGTGTTCTTTGTAATAATTCCACTATTAAAATACTAGGGGAAGAAACTGTTATTGATGGTGATCCAACAGAAGGTGCCTTACTCATGTCAGCACACCAAGCGGGTATTCAACAAAATATAATAAGGCAACAATTTTCTATAGAAAAAGAATATCCGTTTGATTCGTCACGTAAATTGATGAGTGTGATTGTTAAAGATAGTCATGGGAAGCGGTTTATTATAACAAAAGGGGCACCGGATGTCCTAATTGAAAAAAGTGAATCAATTTTATGGAATGGAAAACAACGATTATTAAATAGTGAGCTTCAAAATGAAGTGAAAAATGCTGTAAATGAGCTAGCTGGAGAGGCATTAAGAACAATAGCAGTTGCGTTTAAACCATTGCATACAAATGTTTTTCCACAACGAGAACAAGAGGTTGAAAAGGGTCTGACATTTATTGGATTGCAGGGTATGATTGATCCACCTCGACCAGAAGTTAAAAAGGCAGTGGAGGAATGTAGACAGGCAGGAATTAAAACAGTCATGATTACAGGCGATCATGCTGCAACTGCACACGCAATTGCGAAGCAATTAGGCATTCTAAATGTGGATGATCAAGTGATGGATGGGCAAGCCTTAAATGAATTATCGATTGAAGAGCTTGAAGAGAAGGTCGAGCATATCGCTGTATTCGCAAGGGTCACACCTGAACATAAGTTGAAAATTGTTACAGCTTTGCAGAATAAAGGGCATATTGTAGCAATGACTGGAGACGGCGTTAATGATGCGCCTGCAATCAAAGCAGCGGATATTGGTATCTCGATGGGAATCACTGGGACGGATGTTGCTAAAGAGGCTTCGTCGCTCATTTTATTAGATGATAATTTTGCAACAATTAAAGCGGCGATAAAAGAAGGTCGAAATATTTATGAAAACATCCGAAAGTTCATTCGTTATTTACTGGCCTCAAATGTAGGTGAAATCCTTGTTATGCTGTTTGCCATGCTTTTGTCGTTGCCACTCCCACTTGTTCCGATTCAAATACTATGGGTGAACTTAGTGACAGATGGATTACCTGCTATGGCTTTAGGTCTTGACCAACCTGAAGAAAATGTGATGAAGAGAAGGCCTCGGCATCCAAAGGAAGGGGTATTCTCAAGAAAATTAGGATGGAAGATTGTTTCCCGAGGATTTTTAATAGGGATAGTCACATTAATCGCTTTTATCGTTGTTTATTATCGAGATATGAATAATCTCCCATATGCGCAAACAATTGCTTTCTCGACACTTGTTATGGCCCAGCTTATACATGTATTTGATTGTAGAAGCGAGGTCTCTGTATTTTCTAGAAATCCGTTTGGCAATAAATATCTTGTTGCAGCCGTAGTATCTTCTATTGTTTTGCTGTTGGCAGTTATTTATATACCAGTTTTACAACCTATCTTCCATACCGTGCCAATCTTATTAAGTGACTGGCTGCTAATTATTGGAATGAGTGCAATACCAACATTTTTGCTTGCGGGTTCATTTATTTTTCAAAAAAAGGCTAAAGCTTAA
- the pyrE gene encoding orotate phosphoribosyltransferase, whose translation MNNENAEQLALQLLEIEAVFLRPNEPFTWSSGLKSPIYCDNRLTLSYPRLRKDIASGLVKIIKQNFPEVEVIAGTATAGIPHAAWVSDLLDLPMCYIRSSAKSHGKGNQIEGKALAGQKIVIIEDLISTGGSVINAAEALRLAGCEVLGVAAIFSYELDRGKELLATANIQVKSLIGYSDLINIALAKKLIKEKDAITLRDWRIDPEVWGKQ comes from the coding sequence ATGAATAATGAAAATGCAGAGCAACTTGCGCTTCAACTTCTTGAGATTGAAGCAGTTTTTTTACGCCCAAATGAACCATTTACATGGTCCTCAGGATTGAAGTCACCGATTTATTGTGATAATCGTTTAACACTCTCCTATCCCCGTTTAAGAAAAGACATTGCGTCTGGCCTAGTAAAAATAATTAAACAAAATTTTCCTGAGGTAGAGGTAATTGCGGGTACCGCAACTGCAGGAATCCCTCATGCTGCATGGGTTAGTGATCTACTTGATCTACCAATGTGCTATATACGCTCTTCAGCGAAAAGTCATGGCAAAGGAAATCAAATTGAAGGCAAAGCACTCGCTGGACAGAAGATAGTTATCATTGAAGATTTAATTTCAACTGGTGGAAGTGTGATCAATGCAGCCGAAGCACTGCGCTTAGCTGGTTGTGAAGTGTTAGGTGTCGCAGCGATATTTTCGTATGAATTAGATAGAGGGAAAGAATTATTAGCAACAGCAAATATTCAGGTAAAATCTCTAATTGGCTATTCCGATCTAATCAATATTGCGCTTGCAAAAAAACTAATCAAAGAAAAAGATGCCATCACACTTAGAGACTGGCGAATAGACCCAGAGGTATGGGGGAAACAATGA
- a CDS encoding dihydroorotate dehydrogenase electron transfer subunit, with translation MIQKENMRIISQQQLAKDIYELTLEGEMVGDMKEPGQFVHIRTNPGLDPLLRRPISIASIDQENNRFTIIYRAEGKGTQLLAMNMAGGQADVLGPLGNGFPLNEVTENQTALLVGGGIGVPPLYELSKRLNAQGVRTIHVLGFETADKVFYADQFADLGETFITTVDGTSGTKGFVTNVIDEYQFNFDILYSCGPTPMLKALEDRFSERKAYLSFEQRMGCGIGACFACVCHVADDPASYIKVCSDGPVFPIGKVVL, from the coding sequence ATGATTCAAAAGGAAAATATGAGGATAATCTCGCAGCAACAGCTAGCTAAAGATATTTATGAACTGACATTAGAAGGTGAAATGGTTGGAGATATGAAAGAGCCCGGTCAATTTGTCCATATTCGGACAAACCCGGGTCTCGATCCGCTTTTACGCAGACCAATTAGCATTGCTTCGATAGACCAAGAGAATAATCGTTTTACTATTATTTATCGTGCAGAAGGAAAAGGTACGCAATTGCTAGCAATGAATATGGCCGGTGGGCAAGCAGATGTATTAGGTCCACTTGGTAATGGTTTCCCACTTAACGAAGTGACGGAGAATCAAACGGCACTTTTAGTTGGCGGAGGCATTGGTGTACCGCCGTTATACGAATTGTCTAAACGCCTCAATGCCCAAGGTGTTCGAACTATCCATGTATTAGGCTTTGAAACAGCGGATAAAGTATTTTATGCTGATCAATTTGCGGATCTAGGAGAAACATTTATTACAACTGTCGACGGGACTAGTGGAACGAAAGGTTTTGTGACAAATGTAATTGATGAATATCAATTTAACTTTGATATTTTATATTCCTGTGGGCCAACGCCGATGTTAAAAGCGTTGGAAGACCGTTTTAGTGAACGAAAAGCGTACTTGTCTTTCGAACAACGAATGGGTTGTGGCATTGGTGCTTGCTTCGCGTGTGTTTGCCATGTAGCAGATGATCCGGCAAGTTATATAAAAGTGTGTAGCGATGGTCCTGTATTTCCAATCGGAAAGGTGGTTTTATGA
- a CDS encoding dihydroorotate dehydrogenase — protein sequence MDRLRVELPGLSLKNPVMPASGCFGFGKEFSQLYDLNLLGAIMIKATTFEQRFGNPTPRVAETAAGMLNAIGLQNPGLSGVMTNELPWLEQFDVPIIANVAGSETEDYVEVAKQISTARNVHAIELNISCPNVKKGGIAFGTVPEVAYELTKQVKEVSTVPVYVKLSPNVADIGSMAQAVEEAGADGLTMINTLLGMRIDLKTGKPILANKSGGLSGPAIKPVAIRMIYEVSQKVNIPIIGMGGIESVDDIIEYFYAGASAVAVGTLNFTDPFICPNLIEQLPGKLDELGVTHISELVGRSWK from the coding sequence ATGGATCGTTTACGAGTAGAATTACCCGGATTATCGTTGAAAAATCCAGTGATGCCAGCATCCGGCTGTTTTGGTTTTGGAAAAGAGTTTAGTCAGTTATATGATCTTAATTTACTTGGAGCTATTATGATTAAAGCGACTACTTTTGAACAGCGATTCGGGAATCCGACTCCACGAGTTGCCGAAACTGCTGCTGGTATGTTGAATGCAATTGGATTGCAAAACCCAGGCCTATCGGGCGTAATGACGAACGAATTGCCATGGCTAGAGCAATTTGATGTTCCAATCATTGCCAACGTTGCTGGTTCAGAGACAGAAGATTATGTAGAGGTAGCAAAACAAATTTCTACGGCTCGAAATGTACATGCAATTGAGTTAAATATATCTTGTCCGAACGTAAAAAAAGGTGGAATTGCTTTTGGGACTGTTCCAGAAGTGGCTTATGAATTAACTAAGCAGGTAAAGGAAGTATCGACAGTTCCGGTCTATGTAAAATTATCTCCGAATGTAGCAGATATTGGTAGCATGGCACAAGCAGTGGAAGAAGCAGGTGCGGATGGTCTGACAATGATTAATACATTACTTGGGATGCGCATCGATTTGAAAACAGGTAAACCGATTTTAGCGAATAAAAGCGGGGGATTATCTGGACCGGCAATTAAACCGGTTGCGATCCGGATGATTTATGAAGTAAGCCAAAAAGTAAATATCCCAATTATAGGAATGGGTGGAATTGAGTCGGTTGATGATATTATCGAGTATTTCTATGCGGGGGCAAGTGCAGTTGCTGTTGGCACATTAAATTTCACAGATCCGTTTATTTGTCCAAACTTAATAGAACAACTTCCTGGCAAACTTGATGAATTAGGTGTTACACATATTTCGGAATTAGTTGGAAGGAGTTGGAAGTAA
- the pyrF gene encoding orotidine-5'-phosphate decarboxylase: MVHKPIIALDFHDRATAEQFLKQFVDEKLFVKVGMELYYQEGPPLLKWLKEQGHDIFLDLKLHDIPNTVYRAMKVLAGFQVDIVNVHAAGGLAMMQAALKGLEEGTRSGYTRPKLIAVTQLTSTSESEMQKQQLITVPLKDSVIHYAQLANEAGLDGVVCSALEASAIAKATHPTFLRVTPGIRMLGDTADDQKRIVSPSQARTYAASMIVVGRSVTQAENPVSAYRKLLLEWSGNNE; encoded by the coding sequence ATGGTACATAAACCAATCATTGCTCTTGATTTTCACGATAGAGCTACTGCTGAGCAGTTTCTAAAGCAATTTGTAGATGAGAAACTATTCGTAAAAGTAGGGATGGAGCTTTATTATCAAGAAGGCCCACCTTTATTAAAATGGTTAAAAGAGCAAGGTCATGATATTTTTCTAGATTTAAAATTGCACGACATCCCTAATACTGTTTATCGAGCAATGAAAGTATTAGCTGGTTTTCAGGTAGATATCGTAAATGTTCATGCTGCAGGTGGTTTAGCGATGATGCAAGCAGCTTTAAAAGGCTTGGAAGAAGGTACCCGAAGTGGGTACACGAGACCAAAGTTGATTGCTGTCACGCAATTGACGAGTACGAGTGAGTCGGAAATGCAAAAGCAGCAATTAATCACTGTCCCATTGAAAGACTCTGTCATTCATTATGCGCAACTTGCGAATGAAGCTGGATTAGATGGAGTCGTTTGCTCAGCATTAGAAGCAAGTGCAATTGCTAAAGCGACACATCCAACATTTTTACGGGTAACACCTGGTATCCGTATGCTTGGTGATACAGCCGATGATCAAAAGCGAATCGTTTCTCCGAGTCAAGCACGAACGTATGCAGCATCAATGATTGTCGTTGGCAGATCAGTCACACAAGCTGAGAATCCAGTATCTGCCTATCGAAAATTGCTATTAGAATGGAGTGGAAATAATGAATAA
- the coaBC gene encoding bifunctional phosphopantothenoylcysteine decarboxylase/phosphopantothenate--cysteine ligase CoaBC — translation MLTGKNILLCVSGGIAVYKAVALTSKLVQAGFEVKVIMTESACKFVTPLTFQALSRNEVYTDTFAELEPSSISHIDVADWADLIIVAPATANIIGKMANGIADDMLLTTLLATTAPVWIAPAMNVHMYDHPAVKKNISTLFDYGFRFIEPGEGYLACGYVGKGRLEEPEVIVDTIQSFFSQEQILKGKRLLITAGATKEKLDPVRYFTNRSSGKMGYALAEEASKMGADVTLISGAEGLPIPSNVDLVKVSTAEEMYNESMTYFKHADIVIKSAAVADYRPKNISSEKMKKKTGNLIIEMERTKDILLEMGVKKEQQFLVGFAAETNNVEHYARKKLQKKNADMIIANDVTAEGAGFAGDSNIVTIFHKDNSARKLPLLSKHETAKQILMEIVLKLGAD, via the coding sequence ATGTTAACAGGAAAAAATATATTATTATGTGTATCTGGAGGCATTGCTGTATATAAAGCTGTAGCATTAACAAGTAAGCTCGTACAGGCTGGTTTTGAAGTAAAAGTAATCATGACTGAATCAGCTTGTAAGTTTGTTACCCCACTCACCTTTCAAGCATTATCTAGAAATGAAGTATATACGGATACATTTGCGGAACTAGAACCGTCCTCGATATCGCATATTGATGTAGCCGATTGGGCAGATTTAATCATTGTTGCTCCAGCAACAGCAAATATTATTGGTAAAATGGCGAATGGCATTGCTGATGATATGCTCCTTACTACACTGCTTGCAACAACTGCACCTGTATGGATCGCTCCCGCGATGAACGTCCATATGTACGATCATCCGGCCGTGAAAAAGAATATTAGCACGCTTTTTGACTACGGATTTAGATTTATTGAGCCTGGAGAAGGATATTTAGCTTGCGGGTATGTTGGAAAGGGTAGACTAGAAGAACCTGAAGTAATCGTAGATACTATTCAATCATTTTTTTCTCAAGAGCAAATATTAAAAGGAAAAAGACTATTAATTACAGCAGGGGCAACGAAGGAAAAATTAGACCCCGTTCGATATTTTACAAATCGTTCCAGTGGGAAAATGGGTTATGCTTTAGCTGAGGAAGCAAGTAAAATGGGTGCTGATGTAACCCTGATTTCTGGAGCTGAAGGTTTGCCTATACCTAGCAATGTGGACTTAGTTAAAGTCAGCACAGCTGAAGAGATGTACAATGAGTCAATGACGTATTTTAAACATGCAGACATCGTAATTAAAAGTGCTGCTGTTGCTGATTATCGTCCTAAAAACATCTCTTCAGAGAAGATGAAAAAGAAAACAGGAAATTTAATCATAGAAATGGAAAGAACGAAGGATATTTTGTTGGAAATGGGCGTGAAGAAGGAGCAACAATTTCTCGTGGGTTTTGCAGCTGAAACAAATAATGTAGAGCATTATGCAAGAAAAAAACTACAGAAAAAAAATGCAGATATGATAATTGCTAATGATGTGACTGCTGAGGGCGCCGGTTTTGCAGGTGATTCAAACATTGTCACTATTTTTCATAAGGACAATTCAGCAAGAAAATTACCACTTTTAAGTAAACATGAAACTGCAAAACAAATATTGATGGAGATTGTCCTTAAGTTAGGAGCTGACTAA
- a CDS encoding Rqc2 family fibronectin-binding protein, with amino-acid sequence MSFDGFFTRAMTRELAETIGGGKINKIHQPFKNELIFTIRMNRKNHRLLISAHPTYARIQLTNDLLENPNEPPMFCMLLRKHLEGAIIENIRQIGMDRIIVFDLKGRNELGDVSYKQLFIEIMGRHSNIILVDQEKEMILDSIKHIPASINSYRTILPGSTYISPPPQEKLEPLEANNDDVLKALNFNSGKLDKQLVASFAGMSPLLAKEIIFQAGLANRETLPPTFITYMEKLSAHDYQPTVTTAEGKEFFYLVPLIHLKGEYKSFASLSEMLDRFYFGKAVRDRVKQQAYDLERLMKNEKEKNETKVKKLETTLKKAENASHYQLLGELLTANMHLVKKGMQEINVINYYDEAGKEITIPLNPRKNPAENAQQYFSKYQKAKTALQIVKVQIEKALDEINYFEGLLQQISSAATKDIEEIREELAEEGYIRLRQKRGQKKNISAKPVVEKYIASDDTEIFVGKNNKQNDYLTNKIGRRDDIWLHTKDIPGSHVVIKSSEPSEEVILEAANLAAYFSKAKSSSAVPVDFTKIRHVKKPNGSKPGFVIYDQQQTVYVTPNEDIITTMKKG; translated from the coding sequence ATGTCATTTGATGGATTTTTCACAAGAGCTATGACGAGGGAACTGGCAGAAACAATTGGCGGAGGAAAGATTAATAAAATCCACCAGCCTTTTAAAAACGAACTTATTTTTACAATTAGAATGAATAGAAAAAATCACAGATTACTTATTTCAGCACATCCGACATATGCACGTATACAATTAACAAACGATCTTTTAGAAAACCCGAACGAGCCACCAATGTTTTGTATGTTACTTAGGAAGCATTTAGAAGGAGCAATCATCGAAAATATCCGGCAAATCGGTATGGATCGTATTATTGTGTTCGATTTAAAAGGCCGAAACGAACTTGGGGATGTGTCTTATAAACAATTATTTATAGAAATTATGGGAAGACATAGTAATATCATTCTTGTTGATCAAGAAAAGGAAATGATCCTTGACAGTATTAAACATATTCCTGCTTCAATTAACAGTTACCGAACAATCTTGCCTGGCTCTACCTATATTTCACCACCGCCTCAAGAGAAGCTAGAGCCCTTAGAAGCAAATAATGATGATGTATTAAAGGCTTTAAACTTTAATAGTGGAAAGCTAGACAAACAATTAGTTGCCAGTTTTGCTGGCATGTCGCCACTTTTAGCGAAGGAAATCATTTTTCAAGCCGGATTGGCTAATAGGGAAACCCTTCCACCAACATTTATAACATACATGGAAAAGCTCAGTGCACATGATTATCAACCAACCGTCACTACGGCTGAAGGTAAAGAATTCTTTTATTTAGTCCCGCTCATTCATCTTAAAGGAGAGTATAAATCATTTGCTTCTTTAAGTGAGATGCTAGATCGATTTTATTTTGGAAAAGCTGTTCGTGATCGCGTGAAACAGCAAGCATATGATCTTGAAAGGCTAATGAAAAATGAAAAGGAAAAAAATGAAACAAAAGTTAAAAAACTTGAAACTACGCTAAAAAAAGCGGAAAATGCTTCACATTACCAATTACTTGGAGAATTACTTACAGCTAATATGCATCTCGTAAAAAAAGGTATGCAAGAAATAAATGTCATTAATTATTATGATGAAGCAGGAAAAGAAATAACCATTCCACTTAATCCACGGAAAAATCCGGCAGAAAATGCTCAACAATATTTTTCAAAATATCAGAAAGCAAAAACAGCCTTACAGATTGTCAAAGTACAAATTGAAAAAGCACTGGATGAGATTAATTATTTTGAAGGATTGCTACAGCAAATCTCATCAGCAGCGACGAAAGATATCGAAGAAATACGGGAAGAATTGGCTGAAGAAGGGTATATCCGGTTGCGACAAAAAAGAGGACAAAAGAAAAATATTTCAGCAAAACCGGTTGTGGAAAAGTATATCGCTAGCGATGATACTGAAATTTTCGTCGGGAAAAATAATAAACAAAATGATTATTTAACGAATAAGATAGGACGCCGTGATGATATATGGCTTCATACGAAAGATATACCAGGTTCACATGTTGTGATTAAAAGCTCTGAGCCAAGTGAAGAAGTCATTCTTGAAGCAGCTAATCTTGCTGCCTACTTTAGTAAAGCAAAAAGTTCATCGGCAGTACCTGTTGATTTCACTAAAATAAGACATGTTAAAAAGCCAAATGGTTCTAAACCAGGTTTTGTTATATACGACCAACAACAGACGGTATACGTAACACCGAATGAGGATATAATCACAACAATGAAAAAAGGCTGA
- the rpoZ gene encoding DNA-directed RNA polymerase subunit omega: MLYPSIDELLKVIDSKYSLVTISARRARQFQIDEDPLLEKYLSNKYVGKSLEEIYDGVLKIKKSSDQD; this comes from the coding sequence ATGTTATATCCATCTATTGATGAATTATTAAAAGTAATCGACTCCAAATATTCTCTTGTGACAATCTCAGCTAGAAGAGCGCGTCAATTCCAAATCGATGAGGATCCATTATTAGAAAAGTATTTATCTAATAAATATGTTGGAAAATCTTTAGAAGAAATTTACGATGGCGTATTGAAAATTAAGAAATCAAGTGATCAAGACTGA
- the gmk gene encoding guanylate kinase, producing the protein MKEKGLLIVLSGPSGVGKGTVREAVFSRSDAKFEYSISMTTRKPRQGEVDGVDYFFKSREEFEQLIAEGKLLEHAEYVGNYYGTPVDYVKDTLDSGKDVFLEIEVQGAKQVREKIPEGLFIFLMPPSLNELESRIVGRGTESVDLIHNRMEAARKEIELMSLYDFIVENDNVDLAVDRINAIVQAEHLRSERIAGKYIKMLEVK; encoded by the coding sequence ATGAAAGAAAAAGGATTGCTAATTGTGCTTTCCGGTCCTTCTGGAGTCGGTAAAGGTACGGTGAGAGAAGCAGTATTTTCTCGTTCGGACGCTAAATTTGAATATTCTATTTCGATGACAACGAGAAAACCACGCCAAGGAGAAGTGGATGGTGTAGATTACTTTTTTAAAAGTCGGGAAGAATTTGAACAATTGATTGCTGAAGGAAAGCTTCTAGAACATGCTGAGTACGTTGGAAATTACTATGGTACACCTGTAGATTATGTGAAAGATACATTAGATTCTGGTAAAGATGTATTTTTGGAAATTGAAGTCCAGGGTGCAAAGCAAGTACGTGAGAAAATTCCTGAAGGATTATTTATCTTCCTGATGCCACCTAGTTTAAATGAGCTTGAAAGTCGTATTGTCGGGCGTGGTACAGAGTCTGTTGACTTAATACATAATCGGATGGAAGCAGCGAGAAAAGAAATTGAATTGATGAGTTTATATGATTTTATCGTAGAAAATGATAATGTAGACTTAGCAGTAGATCGAATAAATGCGATTGTGCAGGCTGAGCATTTGAGAAGTGAACGCATCGCAGGGAAATATATAAAAATGCTGGAGGTTAAATGA